Proteins co-encoded in one Microcoleus sp. AS-A8 genomic window:
- a CDS encoding PleD family two-component system response regulator, producing MVSEISTDQCPLPQHASPLILVADDDKLTRLILHKILEKQGYSVVEASQGDECLEVYKHTQPSLIILDAMMPVMDGFECCTTLQSFPGSEHIPVLMITALEDQASVDRAFEVGASDYITKPINLAVLRQRVRILIEKSRLYRELEQANQKLLHLATIDSLTQVSNRRSFDEYLSREWQRMVREFSPVSLILCDVDFFKAYNDTYGHPCGDTCLKAVARAISESVKRPADLVARYGGEEFAVILPNTEAIGATHIAQNIQSKVKALKIPHANSRVSEYVTVSIGIASLFPTSESIPDTLIAAADRALYRAKAQGRNCIILSTNC from the coding sequence ATGGTTAGTGAAATATCGACAGATCAGTGTCCCCTTCCCCAACACGCTTCCCCTCTGATTTTGGTGGCAGATGATGACAAATTGACGCGATTAATATTACACAAAATCTTAGAAAAACAAGGATATTCGGTTGTAGAAGCCTCTCAAGGAGATGAGTGCTTAGAGGTGTATAAACACACCCAACCTAGCCTGATTATTCTAGATGCCATGATGCCAGTTATGGATGGTTTTGAGTGTTGCACAACCCTGCAATCTTTCCCAGGCAGCGAACACATCCCAGTGTTAATGATTACAGCACTAGAAGATCAAGCCTCAGTGGATCGCGCTTTTGAAGTGGGTGCTAGCGATTACATCACAAAGCCAATTAACTTAGCTGTGCTGCGTCAACGCGTGCGAATTCTGATTGAAAAGTCTCGGCTTTATCGAGAGTTGGAACAAGCGAATCAAAAGTTACTCCATTTAGCAACCATCGATAGTCTCACCCAGGTGTCTAACCGTCGCTCTTTTGATGAGTACTTAAGCCGGGAGTGGCAGCGCATGGTACGAGAGTTCTCCCCTGTGTCGCTAATTTTGTGTGACGTTGACTTTTTCAAAGCTTATAACGATACCTATGGTCATCCTTGCGGAGACACCTGTTTAAAAGCTGTGGCGCGTGCTATCTCCGAATCGGTGAAGCGTCCAGCCGATTTAGTGGCACGTTACGGTGGAGAAGAATTTGCCGTGATTCTGCCGAACACAGAAGCGATAGGTGCTACTCATATCGCTCAAAACATTCAGTCTAAGGTTAAGGCTTTGAAAATTCCTCATGCTAATTCTCGCGTGAGTGAATATGTCACAGTGAGTATCGGAATTGCTAGCCTCTTTCCCACATCTGAGTCTATCCCTGACACACTGATTGCGGCTGCCGATCGCGCCCTCTATCGGGCAAAAGCCCAAGGACGGAACTGTATCATCTTATCAACAAATTGTTAA
- the hemJ gene encoding protoporphyrinogen oxidase HemJ: protein MAYYWFKAFHLIGVVVWFAGLFYLVRLFVYHAEASQEPEPAQTILKKQYELMEKRLYRIITTPGMLVTVAMAIGLLTTEPEVLKSGWLHVKLAFVAVLLAYHHYCGRIMKKLAAGECQWSGQQFRALNEAPTILLVAIVLLAVFKNNLPTDITAWVIFGLIITMAVTIQLYAKKRKRDKEKLLAATQGKDGEVAGQLPV from the coding sequence ATGGCATATTACTGGTTTAAAGCATTTCACCTGATTGGCGTTGTCGTTTGGTTCGCCGGGTTGTTCTACCTGGTGCGTCTTTTTGTCTATCATGCAGAGGCTTCCCAAGAACCGGAACCCGCTCAAACGATTCTCAAAAAGCAGTATGAGTTGATGGAGAAGCGGCTTTACCGCATTATTACCACACCAGGAATGCTGGTGACAGTCGCGATGGCGATTGGTTTACTGACGACTGAACCGGAAGTTCTCAAAAGCGGTTGGTTACATGTCAAGCTAGCGTTCGTTGCGGTTTTGCTGGCTTATCATCATTACTGCGGTCGAATTATGAAGAAACTGGCAGCAGGAGAATGCCAGTGGAGTGGACAGCAATTTCGAGCGCTGAATGAAGCACCAACGATCCTGCTGGTGGCGATTGTCTTACTCGCCGTGTTTAAGAATAATCTACCGACCGATATTACCGCCTGGGTCATCTTTGGCCTAATTATTACAATGGCAGTCACGATTCAGCTCTACGCTAAAAAACGCAAGCGGGATAAAGAAAAACTTCTGGCAGCCACTCAAGGTAAAGATGGTGAAGTAGCTGGACAATTACCTGTTTAA
- a CDS encoding chemotaxis protein CheW — MQDEPNIEKFIVFTIADYLLGLPISDVLKVVSCSLTDNRNLRTMGIVQLGQYMVKVLDFHQSLRSGDLTDLPGEQSFLVITRDGEGELCGILVDEPPNLMELPQQSLRSIPQSHHQSSLSQMVSHAAVVSAKEGTMTILLLDMKRTVSNAIQDNNLLSLRPS; from the coding sequence ATGCAAGACGAGCCTAACATAGAAAAATTCATCGTTTTTACAATTGCAGACTATCTCTTAGGTCTCCCGATTAGCGATGTCCTGAAGGTGGTCAGTTGTTCTCTTACAGATAACAGAAACCTGAGAACAATGGGCATCGTTCAGCTAGGTCAGTACATGGTCAAGGTTTTAGATTTTCATCAATCGCTAAGATCAGGAGATTTGACCGATTTACCTGGCGAGCAATCTTTTTTAGTCATTACGCGGGATGGCGAGGGGGAACTTTGCGGAATTTTAGTGGATGAGCCACCTAATTTGATGGAGTTACCCCAACAGAGCCTACGAAGTATACCGCAATCTCATCATCAATCAAGTCTCTCTCAGATGGTTAGTCATGCGGCTGTTGTATCTGCTAAAGAAGGTACAATGACGATTCTTTTGTTGGATATGAAGCGAACAGTGAGTAATGCTATTCAAGATAATAATCTACTGTCTTTAAGGCCGTCCTGA
- a CDS encoding hybrid sensor histidine kinase/response regulator encodes MTNDPTIREQSYRYFLQEAPELLQVLEQELLSLREDYSINKVHNLMRTTHTLKGAAASIGLETIKTVAHSLEDIFKALFNPELSIDTEVEALLFEGYECLRLPLTAELTGGQVNDAEILDRTTAIFTQLQQKLGNCFGEDAHIPNSVELGFDVAQSIFEVGVTQRLDEIAAVVALGDHQAVAITLRTQCEIFQGLAQSLNLSGFEAIAQAAIAALGAHPDQVLLIAQTALADFQAGQAAVLDGDRTQGGQPSLDLQQLAGFTSDAIAQGAVPEAIGLSTVPETSELQHTLDGETQDLGTQPELDWVTHTSDLDLSVTDSHNDESVNPLLELIWGGAGIPEFQTFEQDSLASADPISATPPPEEKVSLTDREASTPAESVGAKASLQTSSAEPVSVSRSGANTDSDNAPIATTEASEPTTIPQKEQVSVSQTVRIEVEHLDHLNYSIGELLTNQNHQSLQNEQLQTAVRSLLTRLEQHQQLLGQLQDWSDHLSVVSEKQQIEQWGISKAPFYPNHPIQNPASPLISGAAKIQNRFDSLELDHYSESQILVQLLLEDAVQLSEAAEAVDLFAHQSNQTLEKQRRLLTSTRDALMEARMLPLGEIFSRFPRVLQQLEALHNKPVGLELGGTEVLVDKVVAEKLYAPLLHLVRNAFAHGIESPTVRQQQGKPKIGQIEISAYHQGKFLVIEVRDDGQGLDFEAIRQRAVECQLVSPEQAARLNEVQLTNFLFEAGFSTTSQVNDLSGRGIGLDLVRAQLQALQGSVTVDSEPNGGTRFVLQIPLSLTIAQLLLAQAGNRSYALLTDAIEQILIPQSHQIRCWEGGKVIRWGKDAHEQLIAVYRLSDVLNYCSLLPDALPSPSQYPVAAEGQQFPIILIRCQERLLGLEVDQLLGEQELVIRPLGEMIVPPAYVYGGSILADGRLTLVIDGAVLMQYAIAQRAVPEAIAQQTDDTLVTLPFRKPDRNALPHATAHLLPSSRTQRQLPTGARAALPGTPDPDFPAKPGKMILLVDDSITLRQTLALTLQKAGYQVLQAKDGYEAIEQLRHQANNIGLVICDIEMPRMNGFEFLKHRQQDPTLVNIPTIILTSRSGEKHRLIASELGATDYITKPFIEHNLLTRVTVVLEKSSLNSSSR; translated from the coding sequence ATGACAAATGACCCAACAATTCGCGAACAAAGCTACCGCTACTTTCTCCAGGAAGCGCCGGAACTTTTACAAGTTCTAGAGCAAGAATTGCTCAGTCTTCGAGAAGATTACAGTATCAACAAAGTCCACAATCTGATGCGGACAACCCATACCCTAAAAGGAGCCGCCGCGAGTATTGGGTTGGAAACTATCAAAACGGTGGCTCACTCTTTAGAGGATATTTTCAAAGCTCTGTTTAATCCCGAATTGTCCATTGATACAGAAGTTGAAGCCTTGCTTTTCGAGGGTTATGAGTGTCTACGCTTACCTCTCACGGCTGAACTGACAGGAGGACAAGTGAATGATGCAGAGATTCTTGATCGCACCACCGCTATTTTTACTCAACTCCAACAGAAGCTAGGAAACTGTTTTGGTGAGGACGCTCACATCCCCAACTCTGTCGAATTGGGTTTTGATGTAGCGCAGTCCATCTTTGAGGTGGGTGTCACCCAACGCTTAGACGAAATTGCTGCTGTTGTCGCCCTAGGCGACCATCAGGCCGTTGCCATCACGCTACGGACTCAGTGCGAAATTTTCCAAGGGTTGGCGCAATCTTTGAATTTATCGGGCTTTGAAGCTATTGCTCAGGCGGCGATCGCTGCTCTAGGCGCTCATCCCGATCAGGTGCTGCTGATTGCCCAGACGGCTCTAGCCGACTTTCAAGCTGGACAGGCAGCGGTGCTTGATGGCGATCGCACCCAAGGCGGTCAACCCTCCCTGGATTTGCAACAACTTGCGGGTTTCACCAGCGATGCGATCGCCCAAGGGGCGGTGCCAGAGGCGATCGGCCTTTCGACGGTGCCAGAGACGAGCGAACTTCAGCATACCCTTGACGGTGAGACTCAAGATTTAGGGACTCAACCGGAATTGGACTGGGTAACCCATACATCGGATTTAGACTTAAGCGTGACTGATTCACACAACGATGAATCAGTCAACCCTCTTTTGGAGTTAATCTGGGGTGGGGCAGGCATCCCAGAGTTCCAAACCTTTGAGCAAGATTCTTTAGCGTCAGCAGACCCTATCTCTGCAACTCCCCCTCCTGAGGAGAAAGTGAGCCTAACCGATCGCGAAGCGTCTACTCCTGCTGAGTCTGTAGGCGCAAAAGCGAGTCTGCAAACCTCATCTGCCGAGCCAGTTAGTGTATCCCGTTCTGGAGCTAACACTGATAGTGATAACGCTCCCATCGCGACAACCGAAGCCAGCGAACCAACAACCATCCCCCAGAAAGAACAGGTGTCTGTGTCTCAAACCGTGCGGATCGAAGTTGAACACTTAGATCACCTGAATTACTCGATTGGGGAATTGCTCACTAACCAAAACCACCAGTCACTCCAAAACGAACAGCTACAGACGGCAGTTCGTTCACTCCTCACCCGCCTTGAGCAACATCAACAACTGCTGGGTCAATTACAGGATTGGTCTGACCACCTATCCGTTGTGTCAGAAAAACAGCAAATTGAGCAATGGGGAATAAGTAAGGCTCCTTTCTATCCAAACCACCCGATCCAAAATCCAGCCTCTCCCTTAATCAGTGGCGCTGCCAAAATCCAAAATCGCTTTGATTCTCTGGAACTCGATCACTATAGTGAATCTCAAATCCTGGTTCAGTTGCTTCTGGAGGACGCTGTGCAATTATCAGAAGCTGCCGAGGCGGTTGACCTGTTTGCTCATCAGTCCAATCAGACTCTGGAAAAACAACGTCGGTTGTTGACCAGCACCCGTGATGCCCTGATGGAAGCCCGGATGTTGCCCTTGGGAGAGATCTTCAGTCGCTTCCCTCGTGTCCTACAGCAGTTGGAAGCGTTGCATAACAAGCCAGTCGGGTTGGAACTCGGTGGGACAGAAGTTCTAGTCGATAAAGTGGTAGCCGAGAAGCTGTATGCTCCTTTGCTGCACCTGGTTCGCAATGCTTTTGCCCACGGCATTGAGTCCCCTACAGTCCGGCAACAGCAGGGCAAGCCCAAAATCGGTCAGATTGAAATTTCTGCTTACCATCAAGGTAAGTTCCTAGTAATTGAAGTCCGGGATGATGGTCAAGGGTTAGATTTTGAGGCGATTCGCCAACGGGCGGTAGAATGCCAACTTGTCTCACCGGAACAGGCGGCGCGTCTCAATGAAGTGCAGTTAACGAATTTCCTATTTGAGGCGGGTTTTTCTACAACCTCTCAGGTGAACGACCTCTCCGGGCGAGGGATCGGTCTGGATCTGGTTCGTGCTCAGTTGCAAGCCCTCCAGGGTTCGGTCACGGTTGATTCTGAACCCAACGGGGGAACAAGGTTCGTACTGCAAATTCCCCTGAGCCTAACCATCGCTCAACTACTCCTCGCTCAAGCGGGCAACCGCAGCTATGCCTTGCTCACGGATGCGATTGAACAAATTCTAATTCCTCAATCTCACCAAATCCGGTGTTGGGAAGGTGGCAAAGTCATCCGCTGGGGCAAGGATGCTCACGAGCAACTCATTGCGGTATACCGACTCTCGGACGTTCTGAATTACTGCTCGTTGCTCCCTGATGCATTGCCCTCTCCATCTCAGTATCCCGTCGCGGCTGAGGGTCAACAGTTCCCCATCATTCTCATCCGTTGCCAGGAGAGGCTTTTGGGCTTGGAAGTAGACCAACTGCTTGGGGAACAGGAATTGGTCATCCGTCCTTTGGGGGAAATGATTGTGCCACCCGCCTATGTTTATGGGGGCAGCATTCTGGCCGATGGTCGGCTGACATTGGTGATCGATGGAGCCGTATTAATGCAATATGCGATCGCCCAAAGGGCAGTGCCAGAGGCAATCGCTCAACAAACGGATGACACCCTCGTTACCTTACCCTTCAGGAAACCAGATAGGAATGCTCTACCCCATGCCACAGCCCATCTCCTCCCATCCAGCCGAACACAACGGCAATTGCCAACGGGGGCGCGTGCGGCTTTACCAGGAACACCCGATCCAGATTTCCCGGCCAAACCGGGGAAAATGATTCTCCTGGTTGATGATTCCATTACCTTACGCCAAACTCTGGCTTTGACCCTACAGAAGGCTGGCTATCAAGTGCTTCAGGCCAAAGATGGTTACGAAGCCATTGAACAACTCCGGCACCAGGCTAACAACATTGGGTTAGTTATTTGTGATATCGAAATGCCTCGAATGAATGGGTTCGAGTTTCTCAAACACCGTCAACAAGACCCTACTCTGGTCAACATTCCTACCATCATTCTCACCTCTCGGAGTGGTGAAAAACATCGTTTAATTGCTTCAGAATTAGGAGCCACTGATTATATCACCAAACCCTTTATAGAACACAATCTGTTGACAAGGGTAACGGTTGTACTTGAGAAAAGTAGTCTAAATTCTAGTTCTCGATAG
- a CDS encoding GAF domain-containing protein, translating into MTDLSHSHPFNSNNPNGIPGSSGAVDPSEVANPSADVCNVGTEPNTAATGQSRWVIEPELTPEQLALISPERDRSLAMPPLESQLDSSPTHPKNDQTPVGFKGHFDDPHQALALVSAIKADLKHAGYLTQPDAYEKILQLEKLAQNLPTELKPHLSMATEQQLKHERQWLSTLANQMRQSTAQDALLRLTVTEVGQHLQVDRALIYQFHTDTQGTVVAELMAGGYTPALGETLPAIAFGADNRQDYQQQQVIVLEHVYQKAPTPYQLQLLQKFQVKASLSLPIFIEGQVWGLLVVQDCSTLSRRWQEAEIHLLYQVVTELTTSLQPLEFQAQMQKQAEVGAKEAQAERAVNLVIEKIRKSLDINTILATTAQEVRKLLDIERITIYKFRPDYFGDFLVESETGGWPKLVGSGWEDPYLQEHQGGRFRNNEPLVVDDVYNGGLTDCHVEALENFGVKSCMVVSIFQGKKLWGLLSAFQHSGPRHWQDSEVKWLSQIAAQLGLALQQAEYLEKLQDQTQQMGKEAERERSIARVIDKIRQSSDMDTIFRVAAQEVRRLLDVERITIYKFRPDYFGDFLVESETGGWPKLVGSGWEDPYLQENEGGRFRHNEPLVVDDVYNGSLTDCHVEALEYFGVKSCMVVSIFQGKKLWGLLSAFQHSGPRHWQESEVKLLFQIAAQLGLAIQQAEYVAQLKEQATQIAKGAERERIVASILEKILKSSDLDTVFKTTVQEVRKVLNVERVTIYKFRPDYFGDFLVESESGGWPKLVGSGWEDPYLQEHKGGRFRNNEVFVVDDIYKTDMTDCHVEALEFFAIKSCLVAPILQGQKLWGLVSAFQHSESRHWQEGEVKLLAQIGTQLGLALQQAEYIEELRVQSQQLAKSVDRGAVYSRLIYRLGSVLIQENFSLDHLLQLALLELRKQLKCDRVGIYQFNPDWSGQFIVEDVGSNWTKLVGTDLAMVEDTHLQENKGGRYRRRETFSVDDIYTIGHQECHVQLLEQWDAKAYMIAPIFKGDQLWGLLGAYQNDAPRHWEQMDVNLLAQVGVQMGLALQQAEYLEQLRTQAQQLTESAERERGAKEQLQREVIQLLTAVRPALKGDLTVRAPVTEDEVGTIADAYNNTLQSLRGIVKQVQGASRQVAQTSQDSESSIAGLASQAQQQFQFLERTLEQIQTLVNSTNAVSTNAQQVNFAVQQANQTVREGDAAMNHTVDGILAIRETVAETSKRLKRLSESSQKVSRVVNLISNFTTQTQLLALNAAIEATRAGQYGRGFVVVADEVRSLARQSAEATTEIAQLVQEIQEGTAEVSVAMETGIQQVAQGTHLVTNARQNLNAIVEATSQISQLVEGITQATQLQTNQFQSVTQTMTDVAAIANKTSEDSVEISTSFKELLAMAQNLQASADQFKVD; encoded by the coding sequence ATGACAGATCTCAGCCACAGCCACCCTTTTAATAGCAATAACCCGAACGGAATTCCTGGTAGCTCCGGTGCAGTTGACCCTTCAGAGGTTGCTAACCCTAGCGCCGATGTTTGTAATGTGGGGACTGAGCCGAATACCGCAGCTACGGGGCAGTCGAGATGGGTAATTGAGCCAGAGCTAACCCCAGAGCAGCTAGCGCTAATCTCGCCAGAACGCGATCGCTCCCTGGCGATGCCCCCTCTTGAATCCCAACTCGATTCCTCACCCACTCACCCTAAAAACGATCAAACACCTGTAGGATTCAAAGGCCATTTTGACGATCCACACCAAGCTCTCGCCTTAGTCAGTGCCATCAAAGCAGACCTGAAACACGCAGGATATCTCACCCAACCGGACGCTTATGAGAAAATTCTCCAGTTGGAAAAATTGGCTCAAAACTTGCCAACCGAATTGAAGCCTCACTTGAGTATGGCGACCGAGCAACAGTTAAAGCATGAACGGCAGTGGTTGTCAACCCTGGCGAATCAGATGCGCCAATCGACCGCTCAAGATGCTTTGCTCAGACTTACAGTGACTGAGGTTGGTCAACATTTACAGGTAGACCGAGCGTTAATCTACCAATTCCACACCGATACTCAGGGTACGGTGGTCGCCGAGTTGATGGCGGGTGGCTATACTCCGGCCTTGGGAGAAACTCTGCCGGCGATCGCATTTGGTGCCGACAACCGACAGGACTACCAACAACAGCAAGTCATCGTCCTAGAGCATGTCTACCAAAAAGCTCCAACGCCCTATCAACTCCAATTGCTGCAAAAGTTTCAAGTTAAAGCCAGCCTCAGTCTGCCCATTTTCATAGAAGGGCAAGTGTGGGGCTTACTCGTTGTGCAAGACTGCTCGACGCTTTCCCGACGCTGGCAGGAAGCCGAAATTCATCTGCTGTACCAAGTTGTCACCGAGCTGACGACATCCCTACAGCCCCTGGAATTTCAGGCTCAAATGCAAAAACAGGCTGAAGTCGGTGCTAAAGAGGCTCAAGCGGAGCGAGCCGTGAATCTGGTGATCGAAAAGATTCGCAAGAGCCTGGACATCAATACCATTTTGGCAACAACCGCGCAAGAAGTCCGCAAACTCTTAGATATCGAACGCATCACAATTTACAAATTCCGTCCCGACTATTTCGGCGATTTCCTGGTGGAGTCGGAGACAGGAGGCTGGCCTAAACTGGTCGGCAGCGGATGGGAAGACCCCTATTTACAAGAACACCAAGGGGGTCGCTTCCGCAACAACGAACCTCTGGTAGTCGATGATGTTTACAATGGCGGCCTCACGGATTGCCATGTGGAAGCGTTAGAAAACTTCGGCGTCAAATCCTGCATGGTGGTGTCCATCTTCCAAGGCAAGAAGTTGTGGGGATTGCTCAGTGCCTTTCAACACAGCGGCCCCAGGCATTGGCAAGACAGTGAAGTCAAATGGCTGTCTCAAATCGCAGCTCAACTGGGGTTAGCGCTACAGCAGGCGGAGTATTTAGAAAAACTGCAAGACCAAACCCAGCAAATGGGTAAAGAGGCAGAACGAGAGCGATCAATCGCCCGCGTAATTGATAAAATTCGCCAGTCATCGGATATGGATACCATTTTCCGAGTCGCGGCGCAAGAAGTCCGTCGGCTGCTCGATGTAGAGCGGATCACGATTTACAAATTCCGTCCCGACTATTTCGGCGATTTCCTGGTGGAGTCGGAGACGGGAGGCTGGCCCAAACTGGTGGGTAGTGGATGGGAAGACCCCTATTTGCAGGAAAACGAAGGCGGTCGCTTCCGCCACAACGAACCTCTGGTCGTCGATGATGTCTACAATGGCAGTCTCACGGATTGCCATGTGGAAGCCTTGGAATACTTTGGGGTGAAATCCTGCATGGTGGTGTCCATCTTCCAAGGCAAGAAGTTGTGGGGATTGCTCAGTGCCTTTCAACACAGCGGCCCCAGGCATTGGCAAGAAAGTGAAGTCAAGTTGCTGTTTCAAATTGCCGCTCAACTGGGCTTAGCAATCCAGCAGGCAGAATATGTAGCACAGCTCAAGGAGCAAGCCACCCAAATCGCCAAAGGCGCAGAACGGGAGAGAATTGTCGCTAGCATCCTGGAAAAGATTCTCAAATCCTCTGACCTTGACACCGTATTCAAGACGACGGTGCAGGAAGTGCGAAAAGTCCTGAATGTAGAGCGGGTGACGATTTACAAGTTTCGCCCGGACTATTTCGGCGATTTCCTGGTGGAGTCGGAGTCTGGAGGTTGGCCTAAACTCGTGGGCAGTGGTTGGGAAGACCCTTATTTACAAGAACACAAAGGGGGTCGCTTCCGCAACAATGAAGTCTTCGTCGTGGATGATATCTACAAAACGGACATGACGGATTGTCATGTGGAAGCCTTAGAATTCTTTGCAATCAAATCCTGCCTCGTGGCTCCTATCCTGCAAGGGCAAAAGCTTTGGGGATTAGTGTCGGCGTTTCAACACAGTGAATCTCGGCATTGGCAAGAGGGTGAGGTCAAGTTACTGGCTCAAATTGGGACTCAACTCGGCTTAGCTCTGCAACAGGCTGAGTATATTGAGGAACTGCGTGTGCAGTCCCAACAGTTAGCCAAGTCCGTGGATCGAGGAGCCGTTTATAGCCGACTGATTTACAGACTGGGAAGTGTTCTGATTCAGGAGAATTTTTCTCTGGATCATCTGTTACAACTGGCGCTGCTGGAATTACGCAAACAGTTGAAGTGCGATCGCGTCGGTATTTATCAATTTAATCCAGACTGGAGTGGTCAGTTTATCGTCGAGGATGTGGGCAGCAATTGGACGAAACTCGTAGGCACAGACCTAGCGATGGTTGAAGATACCCACCTCCAAGAGAACAAGGGGGGTCGCTATCGTCGGCGAGAAACGTTCAGCGTAGACGATATCTACACGATTGGGCATCAGGAATGCCACGTCCAATTGCTGGAACAATGGGACGCGAAAGCCTACATGATTGCCCCCATCTTCAAGGGTGACCAACTCTGGGGTCTATTAGGAGCCTATCAAAATGATGCACCCCGCCACTGGGAGCAGATGGACGTGAACTTGCTGGCTCAAGTGGGTGTGCAAATGGGTCTGGCTCTGCAACAAGCGGAATACTTAGAACAACTGAGAACGCAAGCGCAGCAATTGACCGAGTCAGCTGAACGGGAACGAGGGGCAAAAGAGCAACTGCAACGAGAGGTAATTCAATTACTGACGGCAGTGCGACCGGCACTCAAGGGTGACCTTACCGTTCGCGCCCCCGTGACGGAAGATGAAGTGGGTACGATCGCCGATGCTTACAACAATACTCTGCAAAGCCTGCGCGGTATCGTGAAGCAGGTGCAAGGCGCTTCCAGACAAGTGGCACAAACCTCCCAAGACAGTGAATCCTCGATCGCCGGTTTGGCGTCACAAGCTCAGCAGCAATTCCAGTTCCTAGAGCGCACCCTGGAGCAAATTCAGACGCTTGTCAATTCCACCAATGCTGTGAGTACCAACGCTCAACAGGTCAACTTTGCGGTGCAACAGGCGAACCAGACGGTTCGGGAAGGGGATGCAGCCATGAACCATACCGTGGATGGCATTCTAGCGATTCGCGAAACCGTGGCGGAAACAAGCAAACGCCTCAAGCGCTTGAGTGAATCGTCCCAGAAGGTGTCCAGGGTGGTGAACCTGATTAGCAATTTTACGACCCAAACCCAATTGTTAGCGCTGAACGCGGCAATTGAAGCCACCAGAGCGGGTCAATATGGACGGGGTTTTGTTGTGGTTGCGGATGAGGTGCGCTCTCTAGCACGTCAATCAGCTGAGGCGACGACTGAGATCGCGCAGCTAGTTCAGGAGATTCAGGAGGGTACGGCGGAGGTTTCCGTCGCGATGGAAACCGGCATTCAGCAGGTGGCTCAAGGGACTCATTTAGTTACCAATGCCCGCCAAAATCTGAATGCGATCGTTGAAGCCACCAGTCAAATTAGTCAGTTAGTGGAAGGTATTACCCAAGCAACCCAACTCCAAACCAATCAGTTTCAGTCAGTGACGCAAACCATGACCGATGTGGCGGCGATCGCTAACAAGACCTCAGAGGATTCTGTGGAGATTTCCACATCCTTTAAAGAACTGCTGGCAATGGCTCAAAACCTGCAAGCTAGTGCTGACCAGTTCAAGGTCGATTAA
- a CDS encoding chemotaxis protein CheW translates to MLNSLDFGQTVSSLDLLTLDFLSEAALPPETRQRLLRFPLGVEDSALLPLEQITEIFRLNVAEILPVPEMPSQVLGICNWRGEMIWLIDLNHLVGCPPLFRQQSLLVPPTVMVVQVQGQSVGLVVQQVNDIELHDLQQLQPVAPGLFPPKLLPFVLGALRGDNGTVLDVIAIAQYPLWQRHS, encoded by the coding sequence ATGCTGAACTCGCTTGACTTTGGGCAAACAGTAAGCAGCCTTGACTTGCTGACATTAGACTTTCTGTCTGAAGCTGCCCTACCCCCAGAAACACGCCAACGCTTGCTTCGCTTTCCCTTGGGTGTTGAAGACAGTGCTCTGCTGCCCCTAGAACAAATTACAGAAATTTTTAGGCTGAATGTGGCAGAAATTCTCCCAGTACCTGAAATGCCCAGTCAGGTTTTAGGAATTTGCAATTGGCGAGGAGAAATGATTTGGCTGATAGACCTCAACCATCTGGTGGGATGTCCCCCCCTGTTTCGGCAACAATCCTTGTTGGTGCCTCCGACAGTAATGGTGGTTCAGGTTCAGGGTCAGTCCGTCGGTCTCGTGGTGCAACAAGTCAACGACATCGAGTTACACGACTTACAGCAACTCCAGCCCGTTGCCCCTGGTTTATTTCCGCCTAAACTCTTGCCTTTTGTCCTGGGGGCACTGCGCGGGGACAACGGTACGGTCTTAGATGTCATCGCCATTGCTCAGTATCCCTTGTGGCAGAGGCATTCCTGA
- a CDS encoding response regulator: protein MTTVLLVEDSLTETEVITRHLRQAGLTVISVTSGEEARVQLQSQKPDLVILDVILPGQSGFELCREIKTNSHTQAIPVVICSTKGTEADKLWGSMLGADAYIPKPIDQKALMQTIQQLTSIY from the coding sequence ATGACTACAGTCCTGTTGGTTGAAGATAGTCTCACGGAAACCGAAGTGATTACCCGTCACCTCAGACAGGCGGGTTTAACCGTAATCAGTGTCACCAGTGGTGAAGAAGCCCGTGTTCAACTTCAGTCGCAAAAACCCGATTTGGTAATTCTCGATGTGATTTTGCCAGGGCAAAGCGGATTTGAACTGTGCCGCGAAATCAAGACCAATTCCCATACCCAAGCCATCCCAGTCGTGATTTGTTCAACCAAAGGAACCGAAGCCGATAAACTTTGGGGTTCGATGCTGGGAGCCGATGCCTACATCCCTAAGCCGATCGATCAAAAAGCACTCATGCAAACCATCCAGCAATTGACTTCCATTTATTAG